In one Electrophorus electricus isolate fEleEle1 chromosome 21, fEleEle1.pri, whole genome shotgun sequence genomic region, the following are encoded:
- the bdnf gene encoding brain-derived neurotrophic factor isoform X1: MFQQVRRVMTILFLTMVISYFSCMRAAPMREVPGVHGGHRAEGYLEAAAAAAVASAARGHGTPQSGGGLPSLTDTFEQVIEELLEVEGEAAQHLGPRADQGQGGGGPGSPAAADSKDVDMYASRVMISNQVPLEPPLLFLLEEYKNYLDAANMSMRVRRHSDPARRGELSVCDSISQWVTAVDKKTAIDMSGQTVTVLEKVPVANGQLKQYFYETKCNPLGYTKEGCRGIDKRHYNSQCRTTQSYVRALTMDSKRKIGWRFIRIDTSCVCTLTIKRGR, encoded by the coding sequence TTCCAACAGGTCAGAAGAGTGATGACCATCCTGTTCCTTACTATGGTTATTTCATACTTCAGTTGCATGAGAGCTGCGCCCATGAGAGAGGTTCCGGGCGTGCACGGGGGCCACCGAGCCGAGGGCTACCTGGaggccgccgccgccgccgctgTGGCTTCGGCCGCCCGGGGCCACGGGACTCCACAGAGCGGGGGAGGGCTGCCCTCGCTCACGGACACTTTTGAGCAGGTGATCGAGGAGCTGCTGGAGGTGGAAGGAGAGGCTGCGCAGCATCTGGGTCCCAGGGCCGACCAGGGCCAGGGAGGGGGCGGTCCCGGGTCTCCCGCCGCCGCTGACTCGAAGGACGTCGACATGTACGCCTCGCGGGTGATGATCAGCAACCAAGTGCCTTTGGAGCCGCCGCTCCTCTTTCTCTTGGAGGAATACAAAAACTACTTGGACGCCGCCAACATGTCGATGCGCGTACGACGGCACTCGGACCCGGCGCGGCGCGGGGAGCTCAGCGTGTGCGACAGTATTAGCCAGTGGGTGACGGCCGTGGACAAAAAGACGGCCATCGATATGTCCGGCCAGACCGTCACCGTGCTGGAGAAGGTTCCGGTGGCCAATGGTCAGCTGAAGCAATACTTTTACGAGACCAAATGCAACCCTCTAGGGTACACAAAGGAGGGTTGCCGGGGAATAGACAAGCGGCACTATAACTCGCAATGCCGGACAACCCAGTCGTATGTGCGAGCCCTCACCATGGATAGCAAAAGAAAGATTGGCTGGAGGTTTATACGGATAGACACTTCTTGTGTATGCACATTGACCATTAAGAGGGGGAGATAG
- the bdnf gene encoding brain-derived neurotrophic factor isoform X3, whose amino-acid sequence MTILFLTMVISYFSCMRAAPMREVPGVHGGHRAEGYLEAAAAAAVASAARGHGTPQSGGGLPSLTDTFEQVIEELLEVEGEAAQHLGPRADQGQGGGGPGSPAAADSKDVDMYASRVMISNQVPLEPPLLFLLEEYKNYLDAANMSMRVRRHSDPARRGELSVCDSISQWVTAVDKKTAIDMSGQTVTVLEKVPVANGQLKQYFYETKCNPLGYTKEGCRGIDKRHYNSQCRTTQSYVRALTMDSKRKIGWRFIRIDTSCVCTLTIKRGR is encoded by the coding sequence ATGACCATCCTGTTCCTTACTATGGTTATTTCATACTTCAGTTGCATGAGAGCTGCGCCCATGAGAGAGGTTCCGGGCGTGCACGGGGGCCACCGAGCCGAGGGCTACCTGGaggccgccgccgccgccgctgTGGCTTCGGCCGCCCGGGGCCACGGGACTCCACAGAGCGGGGGAGGGCTGCCCTCGCTCACGGACACTTTTGAGCAGGTGATCGAGGAGCTGCTGGAGGTGGAAGGAGAGGCTGCGCAGCATCTGGGTCCCAGGGCCGACCAGGGCCAGGGAGGGGGCGGTCCCGGGTCTCCCGCCGCCGCTGACTCGAAGGACGTCGACATGTACGCCTCGCGGGTGATGATCAGCAACCAAGTGCCTTTGGAGCCGCCGCTCCTCTTTCTCTTGGAGGAATACAAAAACTACTTGGACGCCGCCAACATGTCGATGCGCGTACGACGGCACTCGGACCCGGCGCGGCGCGGGGAGCTCAGCGTGTGCGACAGTATTAGCCAGTGGGTGACGGCCGTGGACAAAAAGACGGCCATCGATATGTCCGGCCAGACCGTCACCGTGCTGGAGAAGGTTCCGGTGGCCAATGGTCAGCTGAAGCAATACTTTTACGAGACCAAATGCAACCCTCTAGGGTACACAAAGGAGGGTTGCCGGGGAATAGACAAGCGGCACTATAACTCGCAATGCCGGACAACCCAGTCGTATGTGCGAGCCCTCACCATGGATAGCAAAAGAAAGATTGGCTGGAGGTTTATACGGATAGACACTTCTTGTGTATGCACATTGACCATTAAGAGGGGGAGATAG
- the lin7c gene encoding LOW QUALITY PROTEIN: protein lin-7 homolog C (The sequence of the model RefSeq protein was modified relative to this genomic sequence to represent the inferred CDS: inserted 1 base in 1 codon; deleted 1 base in 1 codon; substituted 1 base at 1 genomic stop codon): protein MASLGEPVRLERDISRAIELLDKLQRTGEVPPQKLQALQRVLQSEFCNAVREVYEHVYETVDINSSPEVRANATAKATVAASCSQRGPFHPRXVELPKTEEGLASISWEXKEQNSPIYISRIIPGGIADRHGGLKRGDQLLSVNGVSVEGEHHEKAVELLKAAQGTVKLVVRYTPKVLEEMESRFEKMRSAKRRQQNNYPQ from the exons ATGGCCTCGTTGGGGGAACCTGTGCGACTAGAAAGGG ACATCTCTCGTGCCATCGAGTTGCTGGACAAGCTCCAGAGAACAGGGGAAGTACCACCCCAGAAGCTGCAAGCGCTGCAAAGGGTT TTGCAAAGCGAGTTCTGCAATGCTGTACGGGAG GTTTATGAGCATGTGTATGAGACGGTGGACATTAACAGCAGCCCAGAAGTCAGAGCCAATGCTACGGCAAAG GCCACAGTGGCAGCGTCTTGCAGCCAGCGAGGGCCATTCCACCCCC TTGTGGAGCTCCCGAAGACCGAGGAGGGCCTGGCTTCAATATCATGGGAGTGAAAAGAGCAGAACTCTCCGATCTACATCTCCCGTATCATCCCTGGCGGCATCGCCGACCGCCACGGTGGCCTGAAGAGGGGAGACCAGCTGCTTTCTGTTAATGGAGTA agTGTGGAAGGGGAGCACCATGAAAAGGCAGTAGAGCTTTTAAAGGCAGCTCAAGGCACAGTCAAGCTGGTGGTCCGCTACACGCCTAAAGTGCTGGAAGAGATGGAATCCCGGTTTGAAAAGATGCGATCTGCTAAACGCAGGCAACAGAACAACTACCCACAGTAG